Proteins encoded within one genomic window of [Enterobacter] lignolyticus SCF1:
- a CDS encoding NarK family nitrate/nitrite MFS transporter has protein sequence MSQQSEKNNHYLLSNWKPENAAFWENKGKHIARRNLWISVACLLLAFCVWMLFSAVSVNLNKVGFNFTTDELFLLTALPSLSGAILRVPYSFMVPIFGGRYWTVISTVILIIPCIWLGIAIQNTATPYWVFIVIALLCGFAGANFASSMGNISFFFPKARQGSALGVNGGLGNLGVSVMQMVAPAVIFVPVFTFLGVHGAPQGDGSTMWLANAAWIWAPLLLIATLAAWFGMNDIASSKASVADQLPVLGRLHMWVLALLYLATFGSFIGFSAGFAMLSKTQFPDVNILKLAFFGPFLGALARSAGGVISDKLGGVRVTLVNFVFMALFTALLFLTLPGGGSQGNFTTFYIVFMGLFLTAGLGSGSTFQMIAIIFRQITIARVKKRGGSDEQAQQEAVTDTAAALGFISAIGAVGGFFIPKAFGTSLAMTGSPVGAMKVFLVFYIVCVGVTWVVYGRRTSPKA, from the coding sequence ATGTCACAACAAAGTGAGAAGAATAATCATTATCTTTTAAGCAACTGGAAGCCAGAAAACGCGGCGTTTTGGGAGAATAAGGGCAAGCATATTGCCAGAAGAAATCTATGGATTTCTGTGGCTTGCCTGCTGCTGGCCTTCTGCGTATGGATGCTGTTTAGCGCCGTATCGGTCAACCTGAATAAAGTCGGGTTTAATTTTACTACCGATGAACTGTTTTTATTAACTGCACTGCCTTCTTTATCCGGGGCAATATTGCGCGTGCCCTACTCCTTTATGGTACCTATATTTGGCGGCCGGTACTGGACGGTAATAAGCACGGTTATTCTGATTATTCCCTGCATCTGGCTCGGAATTGCCATTCAAAATACCGCTACCCCGTACTGGGTATTTATTGTAATTGCGCTGCTGTGCGGATTTGCCGGCGCTAATTTCGCCTCCAGCATGGGCAATATCAGCTTTTTCTTTCCGAAAGCCAGACAGGGCAGCGCGCTCGGCGTCAACGGCGGCCTCGGCAACCTCGGCGTCAGCGTGATGCAGATGGTCGCCCCGGCGGTGATCTTTGTGCCGGTCTTCACCTTTCTCGGCGTTCACGGCGCGCCGCAGGGCGACGGTTCGACGATGTGGCTTGCCAATGCGGCCTGGATCTGGGCGCCGCTGCTGCTTATCGCCACTCTTGCCGCCTGGTTCGGGATGAACGATATCGCCAGCTCGAAAGCCTCGGTAGCGGACCAGCTGCCGGTGCTGGGCAGGCTGCACATGTGGGTGCTGGCGCTGCTGTATCTGGCGACCTTCGGCTCCTTTATCGGCTTTTCGGCAGGGTTCGCCATGCTGTCGAAAACCCAGTTCCCGGACGTCAATATCCTGAAGCTGGCCTTCTTCGGCCCCTTCCTCGGCGCCCTGGCGCGCTCGGCGGGCGGGGTTATCTCCGACAAGCTCGGCGGCGTGCGGGTGACGCTGGTGAATTTCGTCTTTATGGCGCTGTTTACCGCCCTGCTGTTCCTCACGCTGCCCGGCGGCGGCTCGCAGGGGAATTTCACCACCTTCTACATCGTCTTCATGGGGCTGTTCCTCACCGCCGGGCTCGGCAGCGGCTCCACGTTCCAGATGATCGCCATTATCTTCCGTCAGATAACCATCGCCCGGGTGAAAAAGCGCGGCGGCAGCGACGAGCAGGCGCAGCAGGAGGCGGTGACCGACACCGCGGCGGCGCTGGGTTTTATCTCCGCTATCGGCGCGGTCGGCGGCTTTTTCATCCCGAAAGCCTTCGGCACCTCGCTTGCCATGACCGGCTCTCCCGTCGGCGCCATGAAGGTTTTTCTGGTGTTTTACATCGTCTGCGTG